CACTGGCCGCCaggccaccaccagcagcgcCCAATCCAAACCCGGGGACGTGACCAATCCAGAGTCCGGACGAACGAGCAGTTGCGTGCGCTGCGCTCGCTTTCCCCGAAACGGGACCCGAGCGGCAGAAGACCAGAcagagggagaaggaagaagcCGCCATGAAGCAGCGCCAGCTGCGGCAGCAGCTGCCTCCTACTAGTCCCGGTCCTCGCCGTTAAATCCAGAGCCCCCCCAAGCCCGGCTCCTCTCCTcccggctcccgctcccgctcccatTCCCTGACCCAACCAGAACACCCAGATAAGAGATTCCGTTCCGTCTGCGGCGTTGGCGTCTCCGTGAGCGGGGCGGCCGCCGGGAGCTTGATGCGCCAGGGGCGGCGGCTCCACCCCGTCGTTTGATGGGCAACGCATGCGGCGGCGCCCTTAGATCCAAGCACCTGCCCAGCTTCAAGCACGCCGCGTCGCAGCGCCAGGACTCGGAGTACAGCGCCGCCGACGACTCGCCGAAGAAGCCCTCCAcccgcgcgcccacgccgcccgccgccacggACGCCCACGCGGGCCACgcgtcggcgccgcccgccgccgggatgaggcgcggcggggcgggcgcgccgccggacctcgGCTCCGTGCTCGGCCACCCCACGCCCAACCTCCGCGACCTCTACGCGCTGGGCCGCAAGCTCGGGCAGGGGCAGTTCGGCACCACCTACCTCTGCACCGAGCTCGCCACGGGGGTCGACTACGCCTGCAAGTCCATCTCCAAGCGCAAGCTCATCACCAGGGAGGACATCAACGACGTGCGCCGCGAGATCCAGATCATGCACCACCTCTCCGGCCACAGGAACGTCGTCGCCATCAAGGGCGCCTACGAGGACCAGCTCTACGTGCACATCGTCATGGAGCTATGCGCCGGGGGCGAGCTTTTCGACCGGATCATACAGCGCGGCCACTACAGCGAGCGCAAGGCCGCCGAGCTCACCAGGATCATCGTCGGGGTCGTCGAGGCCTGCCACTCGCTCGGGGTCATGCACCGGGACCTCAAGCCCGAGAACTTCCTGCTCGCCAACAAGGATGATGACCTCTCGCTCAAGGCCATCGATTTCGGGCTCTCTGTCTTCTTCAAGCCTGGTGAGCTGAGTCTGCAAACTTCTTTACATTATGATGACATGCTGTTTCTGCCGCTCGATTGAAATCTGTGCACTGGAAAATTGGCGGCAACAGTGAAACACTGAAACTGAAGCTCCTACAGTCGTGCTTTGGCGTTAGCTCTGCTTTACTCGTGCAGTCATACTCGTAGGACCTGAAATGGGTGATTGCAGGTGAAATTTTGCCACAGCAGCTTTTGTGGAGTCATCACGCAACTGAAACAGCTTTTGCAGTTTGAGTTGATGGTTTAGAACTTTAGGCTGGCGGCAAATAAATGCAGCTAATTACTTGTCATTCAAGATAAGTTGTGGCAACACAAGTTAATGGGTTAAGGATCCAAAATGCAAGTTCAGCAACGAGCATTTCGTAGCTGGGGGCAGTTCGATGATTGCATCTTATCGAAAGCTGGTGTGGTTAACATTTTGTTCTTATAGTGATCAGATGAGAACTTCTTCGAATTTTCCTGACCCTTGacacttttcccttttcttcttttattcttTCAGGTCAAGTTTTTACCGATGTCGTTGGTAGCCCATATTATGTTGCTCCAGaagttttgtgcaaaagttATGGACCAGTAGCTGATGTCTGGACAGCCGGTGTCATTCTCTACATTCTCCTAAGTGGTGTGCCCCCATTTTGGGCAGGTACGTACTTGATATTTCTGCTTTCAGTTATTGTTATTATCCCTGTTGACCGCAGGCTAACATTTTTTTTCCCAATGTATACAATGCAGAAACACAGCAAGGGATATTTGATGCTGTATTGAAAGGTGTCATCGATTTTGATTCTGACCCCTGGCCTGTGATTTCTGATAGCGCAAAAGATCTTATAAGGAGAATGCTGAATCCTCGCCCTGCGGAACGCTTAACAGCACATGAAGTTCTATGTTCGTTTCTTAGATCACTTTATACTGTTGATTTGTTAATTATCGGATACCGTAACACATCCATTCATGTATTTGCTTGTTGGGTAAAAGGGTAACACTTAAACTTGTGCACAGGTCATCCATGGATTCGTGATCATGGAGTAGCTCCTgatcgtccacttgatccagctgTCTTATCTCGCATTAAACAATTCTCTGCAATGAATAAATTGAAGAAAATGGCTTTACGAGTAAGTGCAATTCTTTTAGGCATGATTTTTGTATGAATTTAGTCCTTGCGTTCAGAAAATAGTACTACAATTTTTCAACTGATATTCCTTTGGTTGATCCTATGGTTTTAAAATTATCTTTATTGCTGGGCAATCAATGACTTTTAAGTCACCTTTATCACGAGATCACCTAACCCACAACAATATTACTTATATGATCAGATCCATATTAGTACCTAGTATCAACGAGAGTTAAAATGTTGGTTGTTTTTAACTGTAGGCATCTCGCAGAGAGTTATGTTGTATTTTAGATTGCTTGTTTCTGCAATGCTACATTAATTGACTATATATGTTTATTCTAATAGGTTATAGCTGAGAGCCTCTCAGAGGAGGAAATTGCTGGGTTGAAGGAAATGTTCCAGACCATGGACACTGATAACAGCGGTGCAATTACATATGATGAGCTAAAAGAAGGATTGAGAAAATATGGCTCCACACTAAAGGATACTGAAATTCGTGATCTTATGGATGCAGTAAGTTCTTATGTGTATTTTTGGCTATAACGACCTGGTCCTGGAATCTAATGTTGCCAATGCCTTTTGGTTTTGTCTTATATAAGCTGTTAGTTGACTTGACAACATAAGCTGCCTCCTGCCAGCTCATAATACTATATGCGACTTCTTCAAGAATCTAGTTCTTGGCTACTTAAAAAGTCAATCCATTATTTGTTGCAGTTTCAACTTATGTGTGATCTGTTTTTATTACATATCTGTGATTAGGATGCATTGCCATAGCAACATCTTGCCTTTTAATTTCTTCCTTTTGTCTGTGACATTGCAAATAAAGCTTCTGTAAATTTCAGATATTCCACTGAGCACAGATTATAAGTAATATTTCCTCATCTGAAAGCAGCAACCATTTATTGTCTTATCTGTGCTTATGTGCTACATGATGTGTATGTGCGAAAGTTCTTTTTCTTTACTTGAGTGGTCTAGCAACTACGCATATTTAATTTAAAGGCTGATAAAATTGAACTTCACACCTGGCCTTCTTCTTACACCAGAGGCTTTGTAAAAGAGAAGTTATAACATGGTATACCAAGAATCTTATGTGTTTCTTTTGTTTCATCCATTTAGGCTGATATCGACAACAGCGGAACAATTGACTATATAGAATTCATTGCTGCGACGTTGCATCTCAATAAGCTGGAACGTGAGGAACATCTTGTGGCAGCCTTTTCATATTTCGACAAAGATGGTAGTGGCTACATCACAGTGGATGAACTGCAGCAAGCTTGCAAAGAGCATAACATGCCAGATGCTTTTCTTGATGATGTCATTAACGAAGCAGATCAGGACAATGTAAGTCTTATATTTTATTAAGTCTACATGCGCGAAACTCCATAATGCATGAGTGCATAGAACTTGTAACATGGATCCCTTATTTATTTCTTACTAACTTTCATTAAAACTATAGGATGCCTACAACCAATGCAAGTAGTATGATGCAATGAAACTTGTAATGGATCTGAACTCGCCAATAAAGACAGACGCATTTATTTGATGCTTCATTAATCAATGCTTGATGGTTCTGTTAGTAACAATACACAAGTTAATGGCATTTCTTTGAGGGCTACAAAAGTTAATGTCGTTGACATGGTAGTCTAACCTCGTTCTATTTTTCCAGGATGGCCGCATTGACTATGGAGAGTTTGTTGCCATGATGACCAAGGGCAATATGGGAGTCGGTCGAAGAACAATGAGGAACAGCCTGAATATCAGCATGAGGGACGCACCTGGTGCATTCTAGAGACTTAACACGATGTACAGCTTGTGGCTTagcttcttcttgtcttgctgCCCTCCGAAGCCTTCTGCAATTTTTCAAAATGTTGTTAGTTATCTGTGTGGATGTGTTTTTCTGGGAATTCCGATTCAACTCTTGTGATTGATTCCATGAAATGCATAACATGTCCATGTGAATGATCTCTTGTGCTGCTGCCCCTTGACTTTGCCAAACGTTAGTAATGTGCAGAGAACTGGCTCACCATGCTCTATGCATGTCTCCCTTTATTGATGACATCAATGCTTGGATCCACGCTGTATTCCATATCACAATTTCATACGTTGTTCCACTTGGATTGGACGAACCTGTACTGAACGCACTATTTTCATGTTGTCTGCCTTTATCTAATCCACTGTTCAGGGTTGACGACGCACTGTTATTTTTCACGGGACACCTTTTGTTACTAATCTAATTCACTGTTTAGGCTGGACGATTCTATCGTGGAACAGAAATGGCAAGGAAATCTTTTGATATTCTATTATCGCTCTCTTCAACCAATATGCTGGGCTAAAAAAAGAACTACGCACGAATCAGTTGTCATCGGTCACCGCTCACCAGTAGTCCCTGCAAGAGCAGGAACCATCTTTGAAGTGGTGGAATCGAACGGCATCCCGAATCACAAACTCCCGGCCGGTAACGGACGATATCAACTTGATCACTGTGTGGCAGTCACCACAAATCCGCAGGTTCTTCATAATGTGGATCGGCATCCAGTCGGGCAAGCTCATGATCCCAAATGCCACAGCCAGCTTCTCGCTGTGGTGAATCTCTGAGCGCGGGGACTCGGTCCTCACGTACCCTAGGGCCACAATCTTCTCCATGAGCTTATCCAACTTGTTCCTGATCGCAATCACCTGTGGATGGCTCACATCATCTGCTTTGAAGACGTGGACCTTGTTGTCAACCTCCATCCAGCTGTAACCCGGGTTCTTCTTGATCCCCTTGTCCCTCATCAGCTTCCTGACCTGTGCGGAATCATCTGATTTCCCAGCATCGGCATAGATCTTGGCCATAAGCATGTAGCTCCCAGAATCAGGTGAGTCCAGCTCAAACAAGTGCTTCGCTGCAAGTTCAGCGAGCTCATTGTTCCCATGTATCTTGCAGGCGCTAAGAAGAGCTCCCCAAACCTCAGCGGTTGGTTTCATGGGCATCTTGTCAATGAGATCTTTGGCTTCTGTCAGGTGCCCTGAGCGTCCAAGTAGATCTACCATGCATGAGAAGTGTTCCAGTCCAGGTGATATGTTATGGACCCTCTTCATCATATCAAAATAAGATTTACTCTCCTGCACGAGTCCAGAGTGGCTACAGCCTGACAGAA
This sequence is a window from Panicum virgatum strain AP13 chromosome 7K, P.virgatum_v5, whole genome shotgun sequence. Protein-coding genes within it:
- the LOC120641573 gene encoding calcium-dependent protein kinase 13-like; translated protein: MGNACGGALRSKHLPSFKHAASQRQDSEYSAADDSPKKPSTRAPTPPAATDAHAGHASAPPAAGMRRGGAGAPPDLGSVLGHPTPNLRDLYALGRKLGQGQFGTTYLCTELATGVDYACKSISKRKLITREDINDVRREIQIMHHLSGHRNVVAIKGAYEDQLYVHIVMELCAGGELFDRIIQRGHYSERKAAELTRIIVGVVEACHSLGVMHRDLKPENFLLANKDDDLSLKAIDFGLSVFFKPGQVFTDVVGSPYYVAPEVLCKSYGPVADVWTAGVILYILLSGVPPFWAETQQGIFDAVLKGVIDFDSDPWPVISDSAKDLIRRMLNPRPAERLTAHEVLCHPWIRDHGVAPDRPLDPAVLSRIKQFSAMNKLKKMALRVIAESLSEEEIAGLKEMFQTMDTDNSGAITYDELKEGLRKYGSTLKDTEIRDLMDAADIDNSGTIDYIEFIAATLHLNKLEREEHLVAAFSYFDKDGSGYITVDELQQACKEHNMPDAFLDDVINEADQDNDGRIDYGEFVAMMTKGNMGVGRRTMRNSLNISMRDAPGAF